One stretch of Numenius arquata chromosome 8, bNumArq3.hap1.1, whole genome shotgun sequence DNA includes these proteins:
- the ZNF319 gene encoding zinc finger protein 319, which translates to MVVASHLPRRDELGSEPARVPVQSPRMSESWQQPQQQPQQQPPPPQQHHAGAAALPEHSIPPSTADNPLGCTVYGILLQPDPGLQHHQHTPVQAGEPSHKCGVCGHDLAHLSNPHEHQCLPGHDRSFQCTQCLKVFHQATDLLEHQCIQVEQKPFVCGVCKMGFSLLTSLAQHHNVHNGNAMKCSICEKTYKPPEAEHSQPLDPSEKPYSCSICQKTFKHLSELSRHERIHTGEKPYKCTLCDKSFSQSSHLVHHKRTHSSERPYKCTVCEKTFKHRSHLVRHMYAHSGEHLFKCNICELHFKESSELLQHPCTPSGERPFRCSECQKAFKRPSDLRQHERTHSEERPFKCDLCQMSFKQQYALMRHRRTHKAEEPFKCNLCEKGFVQPSHLVYHQHVHGIENLFKCNVCQKGFNQSSELLRHKCVQNAERPFKCAVCNKSYKRASALQKHQLAHCAEKPLKCTLCERRFFSSSEFVQHRCDPAREKPLKCPDCEKRFKYASDLQRHRRVHTGEKPYKCPSCEKAFKQREHLNKHHSVHAREQQYKCMWCGERFLDLGLLQEHSVQHTAEGAYQVATCLP; encoded by the coding sequence catgtcagaaagctggcagcagccacagcagcaaccgcagcagcagccgccaccACCGCAGCAGCACCACGCTGGGGCAGCTGCACTCCCAGAGCACTCCATCCCGCCCAGCACTGCTGATAACCCCTTGGGCTGCACCGTCTACGGCATCCTGCTCCAGCCGGACCCTGGGCTGCAGCACCACCAGCACACCCCCGTCCAGGCTGGAGAGCCGTCCCACAAATGCGGTGTGTGTGGCCACGACCTCGCTCACCTATCCAACCCCCATGAACACCAGTGCTTGCCAGGCCATGACCGCTCTTTCCAGTGTACCCAGTGCCTGAAGGTCTTCCACCAGGCCACTGACCTCCTTGAACACCAGTGCATCCAGGTGGAGCAGAAGCCCTTTGTGTGCGGTGTCTGCAAAATGGGCTTCTCCCTCCTGACCTCGCTGGCGCAGCACCACAATGTCCACAATGGCAACGCCATGAAGTGCTCTATCTGTGAGAAGACCTACAAGCCTCCCGAGGCAGAGCATTCCCAGCCTCTTGACCCCTCGGAGAAGCCCTACAGCTGCTCCATCTGTCAGAAAACCTTCAAGCACCTCTCGGAGCTGTCCCGGCATGAGCGCATCCACACGGGGGAGAAGCCATACAAGTGCACTCTGTGCGACAAGAGCTTCAGCCAGTCGTCCCACCTGGTGCATCACAAACGGACACACAGCTCAGAGCGGCCGTACAAGTGCACGGTGTGCGAGAAGACCTTCAAGCACCGCTCCCATCTGGTGCGCCACATGTATGCACACTCAGGGGAGCACCTCTTCAAGTGCAACATCTGTGAGCTGCACTTCAAGGAGTCGTCGGAGCTGCTGCAGCACCCCTGCACGCCCAGCGGGGAGCGGCCCTTCCGCTGCAGTGAGTGCCAGAAGGCCTTCAAGCGCCCCTCGGACCTGCGGCAGCATGAGCGCACACACAGTGAAGAGCGGCCCTTCAAGTGTGACCTCTGCCAAATGAGCTTCAAGCAGCAGTATGCGCTCATGCGCCACCGCCGCACACACAAGGCCGAGGAGCCCTTCAAGTGCAACCTGTGTGAGAAGGGCTTCGTGCAGCCCTCGCACTTGGTGTACCACCAGCACGTGCACGGCATAGAAAACCTCTTCAAGTGCAACGTGTGCCAGAAGGGCTTCAACCAGTCCTCAGAGTTGCTGCGGCACAAGTGTGTGCAGAACGCGGAGCGGCCCTTCAAGTGCGCGGTGTGCAACAAGTCCTACAAGCGAGCCTCGGCTCTGCAGAAGCACCAGCTGGCCCACTGCGCCGAGAAGCCGCTCAAGTGCACGCTCTGCGAGAGacgtttcttctcctcctctgagTTTGTGCAGCACCGCTGCGACCCAGCCCGTGAGAAGCCCCTCAAGTGCCCCGACTGTGAAAAGCGGTTCAAGTACGCCTCGGACCTGCAACGCCACCGGCGCGTGCACACGGGTGAGAAGCCCTACAAGTGCCCCTCCTGTGAGAAAGCCTTCAAGCAGCGCGAGCACCTCAACAAGCACCACAGCGTGCACGCCCGGGAGCAGCAGTACAAGTGCATGTGGTGTGGGGAGCGGTTCCTGGACTTGGGcctgctgcaggagcacagcgTCCAGCACACGGCCGAGGGCGCCTACCAGGTGGCCACCTGCTTGCCGTGA